In one Zobellia galactanivorans genomic region, the following are encoded:
- a CDS encoding hydrogenase maturation protease: MKTAIMGFGNPVRSDDAVGIYVIEELRKKLPETEDISIFDMGTAAFEVLFGLKGHDRIILVDAVLNSNEPVGTLFKVPAEEVMKAPQDDPMVFLHGMKWDQALSYTKKIMQDEYPEDIQVYLVAIENTKLEVDLSDEVKDAGDKIVQHILEDLKLPIPS, encoded by the coding sequence ATGAAGACGGCCATAATGGGCTTCGGAAACCCCGTACGTAGCGATGATGCGGTAGGTATTTACGTCATCGAAGAACTGCGAAAAAAACTCCCCGAAACGGAAGACATCAGCATTTTTGACATGGGCACCGCGGCCTTTGAGGTGCTTTTCGGCTTAAAAGGACACGACAGGATCATTTTGGTAGATGCGGTCCTTAACAGCAATGAACCTGTAGGTACCTTGTTCAAGGTTCCCGCCGAAGAGGTTATGAAAGCTCCGCAAGACGACCCCATGGTCTTCTTGCACGGCATGAAGTGGGACCAGGCCTTGTCGTACACCAAAAAGATAATGCAAGACGAATATCCCGAAGACATTCAAGTGTACCTAGTGGCCATAGAAAATACGAAGCTAGAGGTAGACCTTAGCGATGAAGTGAAAGACGCCGGGGACAAAATTGTACAACACATTTTGGAAGACCTAAAGCTACCGATACCCTCGTGA
- a CDS encoding nickel-dependent hydrogenase large subunit, translating into MSVKELNISPVGRVEGDLDVKVYIDNGKVTRAHTQAAMFRGFEKIMAGKDPQSGLVVTPRICGICGGSHLYCASSALDTAWGTKLTPNALLLRAIGQASETLQSIPRWFYAIFATDLANKKYADKPLYKEVVKRWSAYVGETFQIGLTASGLPVQIYALFGGQWPHSSYMVPGGVMCAPTLKDITRAHAILAQFKNDWLEPVWLGCSIERYMEIKTWDDMLAWVEENESQKNSDLGLLIRAGIEFGLDKFGQGVGKFLATGTYLHKDMYNNPTIEGRNAALISSSGFFDGENYHEFDHMKISEHVKHSWYDNQKDGLHPWDEPLPTPMKSQTLHETDFDNQYSWSKSPRYDGHAAEAGPLARAIMNANPANKDHQIQDPLFGDIIKKLGPSVFTRVLARVHEAPRIYTFIEKWLSEIDLDGEFYVKPVEKDGKGFGATEAARGALAHWIEIENGVIKNYQVMAPTTWNVGPQDGNDNPGPIETALLGTEIEDPSDPVEVGIVARSFDSCLVCTVHAHDANSGVELSRFKL; encoded by the coding sequence ATGTCAGTTAAAGAATTAAATATATCTCCTGTTGGCCGTGTTGAGGGCGATTTGGACGTAAAAGTCTATATCGACAACGGCAAAGTGACCCGTGCCCATACGCAAGCTGCGATGTTCAGGGGCTTCGAGAAAATAATGGCGGGCAAGGACCCCCAATCGGGACTCGTAGTTACGCCAAGGATTTGTGGAATCTGCGGAGGATCGCACCTTTATTGCGCCTCGTCGGCACTTGATACCGCTTGGGGTACCAAACTAACGCCCAATGCCCTTTTGTTAAGGGCCATAGGCCAAGCTTCGGAAACCCTACAAAGTATCCCCAGATGGTTCTACGCTATCTTCGCGACCGATTTGGCGAATAAAAAATATGCCGATAAACCTTTATATAAGGAAGTAGTAAAACGCTGGTCCGCCTACGTTGGCGAAACCTTTCAAATAGGATTGACCGCCAGTGGACTGCCTGTTCAGATCTACGCCCTGTTCGGTGGCCAATGGCCCCACTCGAGCTATATGGTTCCGGGCGGTGTTATGTGTGCCCCTACCCTTAAGGATATTACAAGGGCGCATGCCATTCTGGCCCAGTTCAAAAACGATTGGCTGGAACCCGTTTGGCTAGGTTGTTCCATTGAACGTTACATGGAAATCAAGACCTGGGACGATATGTTGGCGTGGGTCGAAGAGAACGAATCACAGAAAAACAGTGATCTAGGCCTATTGATACGTGCAGGAATCGAGTTCGGATTGGATAAATTCGGTCAAGGTGTGGGCAAGTTCTTGGCAACAGGAACCTACTTGCACAAAGACATGTACAACAACCCGACCATCGAAGGTAGAAATGCCGCCTTGATTTCCTCGAGCGGATTCTTCGACGGCGAGAACTATCACGAGTTCGACCACATGAAGATCAGCGAGCACGTGAAGCATTCATGGTACGATAATCAAAAAGACGGGCTCCACCCTTGGGACGAGCCCTTACCAACGCCCATGAAATCGCAGACCTTGCACGAAACCGATTTTGACAACCAATACAGTTGGTCCAAATCGCCTCGTTACGACGGCCATGCCGCCGAAGCCGGACCATTGGCCCGTGCCATCATGAACGCTAACCCGGCCAACAAAGACCATCAAATTCAAGACCCTTTGTTTGGCGATATAATTAAAAAGCTAGGCCCCAGTGTATTTACCAGGGTATTGGCCAGGGTACATGAGGCTCCGAGAATCTACACCTTTATTGAAAAATGGTTATCGGAAATCGATTTGGACGGTGAGTTCTACGTAAAACCTGTTGAGAAAGACGGCAAAGGTTTCGGTGCTACCGAGGCGGCACGTGGTGCCCTCGCCCACTGGATCGAAATCGAAAACGGTGTGATCAAAAACTACCAAGTCATGGCGCCGACCACATGGAATGTCGGTCCGCAAGACGGTAACGATAACCCCGGACCTATAGAAACCGCCCTGTTGGGCACCGAGATAGAAGATCCGTCAGATCCCGTTGAAGTGGGTATCGTGGCGCGTTCCTTCGACTCGTGCCTGGTATGTACCGTACATGCCCATGATGCAAACAGTGGTGTTGAACTATCCCGATTTAAACTATAA
- a CDS encoding NADH-quinone oxidoreductase subunit B family protein, with translation MANVLWLQGGACSGNTMSFLNAEEPTVVELITDFGLNILWHPTTGLQIGDQVQDLLKDILAGKVQMDILVYEGSLIQGPNNTGTMNYFADRPMMDWIKELSEVAGYVVAIGDCATWGGIPAVPPNPSESTGLQFHKKNKGGFLGADYVSKGGLPVINIPGCPAHPDWITQILVAIAVGRIGDVQIDDYHRPKTFFTDFVQTGCTNVVNFAQKVDGGFGRRGGCLFYEVGCRGPMTRASCNNILWNRQSSKTRANHPCLGCTEPGFPHHDLKKGSVMKTMKYMGTFPKEVPEGRTKLAYYMEAGFQKIMPSNKRVQETSK, from the coding sequence ATGGCAAATGTATTATGGTTGCAAGGAGGTGCATGCAGTGGCAACACCATGTCCTTTTTAAATGCCGAAGAACCCACGGTAGTGGAGCTTATTACCGACTTCGGCCTCAACATTTTATGGCACCCCACAACGGGTTTACAGATCGGGGACCAAGTTCAAGACCTCTTAAAGGATATCCTTGCCGGTAAGGTACAGATGGACATTCTTGTTTACGAAGGTTCGTTGATCCAAGGCCCGAACAACACGGGTACAATGAACTATTTCGCCGACCGTCCGATGATGGACTGGATTAAAGAACTCTCGGAAGTTGCGGGTTATGTCGTCGCTATCGGCGATTGCGCAACATGGGGAGGTATACCTGCGGTTCCTCCGAACCCCAGTGAGTCTACCGGATTGCAATTCCATAAGAAAAACAAAGGCGGTTTCCTAGGGGCCGACTACGTTTCCAAGGGAGGCTTGCCGGTGATTAATATTCCCGGTTGTCCGGCCCACCCCGATTGGATCACGCAAATTCTTGTGGCCATTGCCGTAGGAAGGATTGGCGATGTTCAAATCGACGATTACCATAGGCCAAAAACCTTCTTTACCGATTTTGTGCAGACCGGTTGTACCAACGTGGTCAACTTTGCACAAAAAGTAGATGGTGGCTTTGGTAGGCGTGGCGGATGCCTATTCTATGAGGTTGGTTGTAGAGGACCAATGACCAGGGCTAGCTGTAACAACATTCTTTGGAACAGACAGTCAAGTAAGACACGGGCCAATCACCCCTGTCTTGGTTGTACCGAACCCGGTTTCCCGCACCACGACCTCAAAAAGGGAAGTGTTATGAAAACCATGAAATATATGGGCACGTTTCCAAAAGAGGTTCCTGAAGGAAGAACTAAACTAGCCTATTACATGGAGGCAGGTTTCCAAAAGATCATGCCTTCGAACAAGCGAGTACAGGAAACTTCAAAATAA